AGTTTCTTATTTTGCGTTTACGCAGCGGATCGACCGTGCACTGACGAGACTGAAAAAGCGGGAGAAGAAATATCTGACGATTGCAGTGAAGGGCGGTATGATGAAGTTGGATCTTTCGGAGATTTGCTATGTGGAAGTGCAGGATCATGATCTGATCTATCACACAGTCGGGCAGGATTACAGAACAAAAGGCACGATGCGGGATGCAGAGGAAAGTCTGGCGGATGGTATGAAAGAGGAGCGGTTTTTCCGGTGTAACCGGTGTTATCTGGTGAATCTGGATTTTGTGGAAAATTTTCAGGGGAGTGACATCACCGTGAATGGAGACTGTATTCAGGTAAGCCGCGCAAGAAAGAAGGCATTTTTAAATGCGCTCAATGATTTTATGAATGGGGTGGGAAAATAGATGAGTGTGCAGGAAATGATCAATACTCCGGGATATTATTATTCGCTGGCATACTGGCTGGCAGCGTTCATTGTGACCTGCACGAATGAGAAGAGAATCCAGGGTATAAAACGATATGTGACACATTTGATATTTCTGGCAGCAATCGTGGGGTTTATGGAGATTACAGATGGTGTGAGGACCAGTTTGTTCCTTCCGTGTATGTTGGTGTCGGTTTCTCTGTTTTTGATCTATATTTACCGATGCTGTCAGTTTTCACTTGCCGAGGCTGGCTATTATTGCGCGCGAGCGTTTATCAGTGGAGAATTTGCCGCATCTTTCGGCTGGCAGATTTATTATTATGCAGTGAAGACATTTCAGATCAATCATGTGAAAAGTGTCCAGTGGGTGCTCCTTGTGATCGTGTATGCGGTCATATTTGGAATTTTATATCTGCTGGAAAAGTATTTGCAAAAAGGCGGCAAAGAAATGCATATCAATCGTCGGGAGCTGTTTACGGTTCTGATTATTACAGCTGCGGTGTTTGCAGTCAGTAACCTTAGTTATATTGATAAGGACAGTCCGTTCAGCAGTCAGTTTGCAGCGGAAATGTTTATTATCCGGACCCTGGTAGATATGAGTGGAATGGCGGTTCTCTATGCGTACCACATTCAGGTGCGGGAGCTGCAGATGAAATTTGAGGTGGACACGCTGCAGAATATTTTACAGATGCAGTACAAAAATTATCAGCTTTCTCAGGAGAGCATCGAGATTGTCAATCAGAAGTATCATGATTTGAAGCATCAGATCGCACTTTTGAAATCGGAAGCGGGCAGCCGAAAATCGGTAGAGTATCTGGAGAAGATGGAAAAAGAAATCAAGATTTATGAAGCCCAGAATAAGACGGGGAACAAAGTGTTGGATGCTGTTCTGACAAGTAAAAGTCTGTATTGTCAGAATAATGGGATCGGACTGACGTGTGTGGCGGATGGAAGTGTATTAAATTTTATGGAAGATATGGACATCAGTGCGTTATTTGGCAATATTTTGGATAATGCGATCGAAAGTGTGGAAAAGTTGAGGGAACAGGAAAAAAGACTGATCCATCTGTCGGTTGCAAAGCAGAAAAATTTTCTCAGGATCCGGTGTGAAAATTATTGTGAGGAGTCGTTACAGTTTGAAAATGGAATTCCGGTCACTACAAAGAAAGACCGGCGCTTTCATGGGTTTGGCATGAAGAGTATCAAAAGCACTGCGGCAAAATACGGAGGTTCTGTGACAACGGATTTGAAAAAGAACTGGTTTGAACTGCGGATCCTGATTCCACTT
This window of the Mediterraneibacter gnavus ATCC 29149 genome carries:
- a CDS encoding LytR/AlgR family response regulator transcription factor — encoded protein: MIRIALVEDDPAYAEQLLSYLKEYEKESKERISVQTFSDGEDIVTEYRADYDIILMDVEMKFMDGMSAAEKIRKMDTEVVIIFITNMPQYAIQGYRVDALDYVLKPVSYFAFTQRIDRALTRLKKREKKYLTIAVKGGMMKLDLSEICYVEVQDHDLIYHTVGQDYRTKGTMRDAEESLADGMKEERFFRCNRCYLVNLDFVENFQGSDITVNGDCIQVSRARKKAFLNALNDFMNGVGK
- a CDS encoding sensor histidine kinase, translated to MSVQEMINTPGYYYSLAYWLAAFIVTCTNEKRIQGIKRYVTHLIFLAAIVGFMEITDGVRTSLFLPCMLVSVSLFLIYIYRCCQFSLAEAGYYCARAFISGEFAASFGWQIYYYAVKTFQINHVKSVQWVLLVIVYAVIFGILYLLEKYLQKGGKEMHINRRELFTVLIITAAVFAVSNLSYIDKDSPFSSQFAAEMFIIRTLVDMSGMAVLYAYHIQVRELQMKFEVDTLQNILQMQYKNYQLSQESIEIVNQKYHDLKHQIALLKSEAGSRKSVEYLEKMEKEIKIYEAQNKTGNKVLDAVLTSKSLYCQNNGIGLTCVADGSVLNFMEDMDISALFGNILDNAIESVEKLREQEKRLIHLSVAKQKNFLRIRCENYCEESLQFENGIPVTTKKDRRFHGFGMKSIKSTAAKYGGSVTTDLKKNWFELRILIPLS